A genome region from Geobacter pickeringii includes the following:
- a CDS encoding RrF2 family transcriptional regulator codes for MMELTRKGEYAIRGIVYLAQLPPGKVALISEIAEAADVPQTFLAKILQSFAKIGIVKSFRGAGGGFTLGRSAGKITLREVVEAVEGPIMPNRCLLGAGSCERDGTCGVHPVWREVQGKVVEVLEGVTIEELAARTR; via the coding sequence ATGATGGAACTGACCCGCAAGGGCGAATACGCAATCCGGGGCATTGTCTACCTGGCGCAGCTTCCACCGGGGAAAGTGGCGCTCATCAGTGAAATTGCCGAGGCGGCGGACGTCCCCCAGACCTTTCTGGCGAAGATTCTCCAGAGTTTCGCCAAGATCGGCATCGTCAAGTCGTTCCGGGGCGCCGGCGGAGGTTTCACTCTGGGCCGTTCCGCCGGGAAGATCACGTTGCGTGAGGTGGTCGAGGCCGTGGAAGGGCCGATCATGCCCAACCGGTGCCTGCTCGGCGCCGGCAGCTGTGAGCGGGATGGGACCTGCGGCGTTCACCCCGTCTGGCGTGAAGTGCAGGGAAAAGTGGTTGAAGTCCTCGAAGGGGTGACCATCGAAGAGCTGGCTGCCCGGACGAGGTAA
- the dxs gene encoding 1-deoxy-D-xylulose-5-phosphate synthase, with product MTGILDRIASPADLKGLGPKELAQLAGELRKEIIAVCAKNGGHLAPSLGVVELTLALHRVFESPTDRIIWDVGHQAYAHKLITGRRERFGSLRTLGGISGFPKRNESPHDAFDTGHTSTSISAALGFAAARDLRGERNKVIAVIGDGSMTGGIAYEGLNHAGHLNKDLVVVLNDNEMSIAENVGALSNFLNRTVTSEFVHTMKKELEGFLGSLDRLGRGVLKVAKRAEESLKGLFTPGMLFEAFGFEYIGPIDGHDIGRLTETFEKVKRFDDAVLIHVLTKKGKGYPPAEQRPALFHGVGPFEIETGKVLKGKGGAASYTGVFGEAIKKLAAEDERIVALTAAMPDGTGLTPFATEFPERFFDVGIAEQHGVTFAAGLAADGYHPVFAVYSSFLQRAYDQVFHDVCLQHLPVTFAIDRAGVVGSDGPTHHGLFDLSYLRHLPNMVLMAPKDENELQHMLKTALEHDGPAAVRYPRGNGYGVSLDQTYHALPLGRGEVLREGSRGAILALGTTVYPARDAAEELAGAGIDLTVVNGRFVKPLDRELILSLAQRFDRLMTVEENAVQGGFGTAVLELLEEEGVTGVSVLRLGYSDDFVEQGEQHELRAIHGLDAPGITARAREFFGK from the coding sequence ATGACCGGTATTCTCGATCGCATCGCGTCCCCTGCCGATCTGAAAGGGCTGGGTCCCAAAGAGTTGGCGCAGCTTGCCGGCGAACTGCGCAAGGAGATCATCGCCGTCTGCGCGAAAAACGGCGGGCACCTCGCCCCGAGCCTTGGGGTGGTGGAGTTAACCCTGGCGCTGCACCGCGTGTTCGAATCGCCAACGGACCGGATCATCTGGGACGTGGGACATCAGGCCTATGCCCACAAGCTGATTACCGGCCGGCGGGAGCGATTCGGCTCCCTCCGTACCCTCGGCGGGATCAGCGGATTTCCGAAGCGCAACGAGTCGCCCCACGACGCCTTCGATACGGGGCACACCTCCACGTCGATATCCGCTGCCCTTGGCTTTGCCGCTGCCCGTGACCTGCGGGGGGAGCGCAACAAGGTGATCGCGGTGATCGGCGACGGCTCCATGACCGGCGGGATCGCCTACGAAGGGCTCAACCATGCTGGCCACCTGAACAAGGATCTTGTGGTGGTCCTGAACGACAACGAGATGTCCATCGCCGAGAACGTGGGAGCGCTCTCCAACTTTCTCAACCGTACCGTCACCAGTGAATTCGTCCACACCATGAAGAAGGAGCTCGAAGGATTCCTCGGCAGCCTCGACCGGCTTGGCCGCGGCGTTCTCAAGGTTGCCAAGCGTGCGGAGGAGTCACTCAAGGGGCTTTTCACCCCGGGGATGCTCTTCGAGGCCTTCGGCTTCGAGTACATCGGCCCCATCGACGGCCACGACATCGGTCGGCTGACGGAAACCTTCGAGAAGGTGAAACGTTTCGACGATGCGGTCCTGATCCATGTTCTGACCAAGAAAGGGAAGGGGTACCCCCCGGCGGAGCAACGGCCGGCCCTTTTCCACGGGGTTGGCCCCTTCGAGATCGAGACCGGCAAGGTGCTGAAGGGAAAAGGGGGAGCAGCCTCCTACACCGGGGTCTTCGGCGAGGCGATCAAGAAGCTGGCGGCCGAGGACGAACGGATCGTCGCCCTCACCGCCGCCATGCCCGACGGCACCGGCCTGACCCCCTTCGCCACCGAGTTTCCAGAGCGCTTCTTCGATGTGGGGATTGCCGAACAGCACGGCGTCACCTTTGCCGCAGGGCTGGCCGCGGATGGGTACCATCCGGTATTCGCCGTCTATTCATCGTTTCTCCAGCGGGCCTATGATCAGGTGTTCCACGACGTCTGTCTCCAGCATCTCCCGGTAACCTTCGCCATCGACCGTGCCGGCGTGGTCGGGAGCGACGGTCCCACGCACCACGGACTCTTCGATCTCTCCTACCTGCGGCATCTGCCGAACATGGTTCTGATGGCTCCCAAGGATGAGAACGAGCTGCAGCACATGCTCAAGACCGCCCTGGAGCATGACGGGCCTGCCGCGGTCCGCTATCCCCGCGGCAACGGCTACGGCGTCTCCCTCGACCAGACGTACCATGCCCTGCCGCTTGGCCGGGGCGAAGTGCTCCGCGAGGGGAGCCGGGGGGCGATCCTTGCCCTCGGAACCACTGTCTATCCGGCCCGGGATGCGGCGGAGGAGCTTGCCGGCGCGGGGATCGACCTCACCGTGGTCAACGGCCGCTTCGTGAAGCCCCTGGACCGCGAGCTCATCCTTTCCCTGGCGCAGCGGTTCGACCGGCTGATGACCGTCGAGGAGAACGCCGTTCAGGGCGGGTTCGGTACGGCGGTACTGGAACTTCTGGAAGAGGAGGGGGTGACGGGCGTCTCGGTTCTTCGGCTCGGCTACTCCGATGATTTCGTAGAGCAGGGCGAACAGCACGAACTTCGGGCGATCCACGGGCTCGATGCGCCGGGGATTACGGCCCGGGCGCGGGAGTTTTTCGGAAAATAA
- a CDS encoding c-type cytochrome: protein MTRTMTKLITLCAAAATLALAGCGSSGSGGTTATVGNPAPSTATNPADTTPLTTTTIDGAALYASNCAGCHGSLASSSKTGATVTRIQNAISGNVGGMAFLASLSADQIQAIANALNGTPTTTVTTPAPTPTPAPTPTPAPAPTPSPTPAPIDGAALYASNCAGCHGALATSSKKGATLARLQSAISGNTGGMGFLSTLTAAQLQAIVNALNGTTTTTPAPAPAPTPAPTPTPTPAPTPAPAPIDGAALYASSCAGCHGALATSSKKGATTTRIQTAINGNVGGMGSLSTLTAAQVQAIATALSGTTTTTPPTPAPTPAPAPTDGATLYGTNCASCHGALAQSGVRGASATLIQSAIKGNTGGMGFLSGLTATQIQNIATALK from the coding sequence ATGACGAGAACGATGACGAAACTGATAACACTCTGCGCTGCGGCAGCGACGCTTGCGCTTGCCGGCTGCGGCAGCAGCGGCAGTGGCGGGACTACCGCGACGGTGGGCAATCCGGCCCCCTCGACCGCAACCAATCCTGCCGATACCACCCCCCTTACAACCACGACGATTGACGGTGCAGCACTGTACGCATCCAACTGTGCCGGCTGTCACGGCTCGCTGGCCTCATCGTCCAAGACCGGCGCCACTGTCACCAGGATTCAGAACGCCATAAGCGGCAATGTGGGCGGCATGGCCTTCCTCGCTTCCCTGTCGGCCGACCAGATCCAGGCCATCGCCAATGCGTTGAACGGCACCCCCACCACCACGGTGACTACTCCCGCACCGACGCCGACGCCTGCTCCGACCCCGACCCCGGCGCCTGCGCCGACCCCCTCACCGACGCCCGCTCCGATCGACGGTGCTGCCCTCTATGCAAGCAACTGCGCCGGCTGCCACGGTGCCCTGGCCACCTCCTCCAAGAAGGGAGCGACCCTCGCGCGGCTCCAGAGTGCCATCAGCGGCAACACCGGCGGCATGGGCTTCCTTTCCACCCTGACCGCTGCCCAGCTACAGGCCATTGTCAATGCGCTGAACGGAACAACTACGACAACTCCTGCGCCAGCTCCGGCACCGACACCTGCTCCAACCCCGACTCCCACGCCTGCTCCGACACCGGCCCCCGCGCCGATTGACGGTGCCGCCCTCTATGCGAGCAGCTGCGCCGGCTGCCACGGCGCCTTGGCCACTTCTTCCAAGAAAGGGGCAACCACCACCAGGATCCAGACCGCCATCAACGGCAATGTGGGCGGCATGGGCTCTCTTTCCACCCTGACCGCTGCCCAGGTACAGGCCATCGCCACGGCGTTAAGCGGCACCACCACGACCACCCCCCCCACGCCGGCTCCGACTCCTGCACCGGCCCCCACGGATGGCGCTACTCTCTACGGTACTAACTGCGCCAGCTGCCATGGCGCCTTGGCACAATCCGGCGTAAGAGGTGCATCGGCGACCTTGATCCAGTCGGCGATCAAAGGGAACACCGGCGGGATGGGTTTCCTCTCAGGCCTCACCGCCACGCAAATCCAGAACATCGCCACCGCCCTCAAGTAG
- a CDS encoding ParA family protein, which produces MVAMQSYPYVITVSSEKGGVGKTTLATNLAIYLKALDENLPVSIFSFDNHFTVDRMFEIRGQRTAGTVADLLMETPGRDLIHTGQYGVGYIPSSGTLADLKGAVKGPMVLARLLALSRIPGIIIVDTRPDLDILTQNALFAADRAIIPVKDMPSLENCKNIFTLFDQRGLDRKSLSLIPCLVDERIKFDGPFADQKSLLKAYAIHRGYRCFDTYISKSPKVESLNTNPDGKIYPILTHAKWTEVHGQFAQLAQTIMEEYRATTEPRAILFHQWLQSEEERKKEAFFARLSGLKSECILCNRPVSGEGNDRVSFYFEVSDGSAAGFLEEACFFNLLTTNIYNLDATLDDDDPTLHILRDTARESAFVFRPVTNGSGTTVDFHRFDLDGAHLMRKSYSLKEYDGGLLRRERSRLYTMMAETFAGRLETTADSFLLVHPVNREKPEAILSEDNYRGIARLKKRIAQEVMAV; this is translated from the coding sequence ATGGTCGCCATGCAGAGTTACCCATACGTAATCACCGTCTCTTCGGAAAAAGGGGGGGTCGGCAAGACCACCCTGGCCACCAATCTGGCAATCTACCTCAAGGCGCTCGACGAGAACCTCCCGGTTTCCATCTTCTCCTTCGACAACCACTTCACCGTCGACCGGATGTTCGAGATCAGGGGTCAGCGCACCGCCGGCACCGTCGCCGACCTCCTCATGGAGACCCCCGGCAGGGATCTCATCCATACCGGACAGTACGGTGTCGGCTACATCCCGTCGTCAGGAACCCTCGCCGATCTCAAGGGGGCCGTAAAGGGACCGATGGTGCTGGCGCGGCTTCTGGCCCTTTCCCGCATCCCCGGCATCATCATCGTGGACACGCGCCCCGATCTGGACATACTCACCCAGAACGCCCTGTTCGCCGCCGACCGGGCGATCATCCCGGTGAAGGATATGCCGAGCCTGGAAAACTGCAAGAATATCTTCACCCTCTTCGATCAGCGGGGGCTGGACCGCAAGAGCCTCTCCCTCATCCCCTGCCTGGTGGATGAGCGGATCAAGTTCGACGGGCCCTTCGCCGATCAGAAGTCGCTCCTGAAGGCCTATGCCATCCATCGCGGCTACCGCTGCTTCGACACCTACATCTCCAAGAGCCCGAAGGTGGAAAGCCTCAATACCAACCCGGACGGGAAGATCTATCCGATCCTTACCCACGCCAAATGGACCGAGGTGCACGGCCAGTTTGCCCAGCTCGCCCAGACCATCATGGAGGAATACCGGGCAACCACCGAGCCCCGCGCCATTCTCTTCCATCAGTGGCTCCAGTCCGAGGAGGAGCGGAAGAAGGAAGCCTTCTTCGCCCGGCTTTCGGGTCTGAAATCGGAGTGCATTCTCTGCAATCGTCCCGTTTCCGGCGAGGGGAACGACCGTGTCTCCTTCTATTTCGAGGTTTCCGACGGCAGCGCCGCCGGGTTCCTTGAGGAAGCGTGTTTCTTCAACCTCCTCACCACCAACATCTACAACCTGGACGCCACCCTTGACGACGATGACCCGACGCTGCACATCCTGCGCGACACGGCACGGGAGTCGGCGTTCGTCTTCAGACCCGTTACCAACGGCAGCGGCACCACGGTCGACTTCCACCGCTTCGATCTCGATGGGGCTCACCTGATGCGGAAGAGTTACTCTCTGAAAGAATACGACGGGGGACTGTTGCGACGGGAACGGAGCAGGCTCTACACCATGATGGCGGAAACGTTTGCGGGACGGCTCGAAACGACTGCGGACAGCTTTCTCCTCGTGCATCCGGTAAACCGGGAAAAACCCGAGGCGATCCTGAGCGAAGACAACTACCGGGGGATTGCACGGCTGAAGAAGCGGATCGCCCAGGAGGTCATGGCGGTCTGA
- a CDS encoding divergent polysaccharide deacetylase family protein, producing MAKPRKNVRSNRKRGEGRRALLPLALAAVLLLIVVGSLVYFTNSRKEVNRQLPGNGKAAHLPAREQHRLPVREQDKEPVHEDYTAVVPPPPTPRSERHPLPASTGPGTLAIIIDDMGKGVQEARSLSDIGVPVTFSIIPGLAKVKQVAEEAHRRGIEVMVHMPMEPKGYPAQKIEGNGLLLGESDEEIVSRLNAYLRELPRAVGANNHMGSAFTENREKMAVVLGVLKERGLFFVDSKTSPVSVGYDVARAQGVRTAARNVFLDNIQERGYIAKQLAQAISIARKRGSAIAICHPHPATIQTLAAELPRLRDEGITFVPVSQLVR from the coding sequence TTGGCAAAACCGCGCAAAAATGTCCGGTCGAACCGCAAGCGGGGCGAGGGACGAAGGGCTCTTCTCCCGTTGGCCCTGGCAGCAGTCCTCCTCCTGATCGTTGTCGGCTCCCTCGTCTATTTCACCAATTCCCGCAAGGAAGTGAACCGGCAGCTTCCCGGAAACGGCAAGGCAGCGCACCTCCCGGCACGCGAACAGCATAGACTTCCCGTTCGCGAGCAGGACAAAGAGCCGGTCCATGAGGATTACACGGCAGTTGTGCCGCCGCCTCCAACGCCTCGTTCCGAGAGGCACCCCTTGCCGGCGAGCACCGGCCCGGGCACCCTCGCCATAATCATTGACGACATGGGGAAAGGGGTCCAGGAGGCCCGTTCGCTCAGCGATATCGGGGTCCCGGTCACGTTTTCCATCATTCCCGGACTGGCCAAGGTGAAGCAGGTTGCGGAAGAGGCACACCGGCGCGGCATCGAGGTGATGGTGCATATGCCCATGGAACCGAAGGGATATCCGGCACAGAAGATCGAGGGGAACGGTCTTTTACTCGGGGAGAGTGACGAGGAAATCGTGAGCCGGTTGAATGCCTACCTGCGGGAACTCCCCCGGGCGGTGGGTGCCAACAATCACATGGGGTCCGCGTTCACGGAGAATCGGGAAAAGATGGCGGTGGTGCTCGGGGTGCTCAAGGAGCGGGGGCTTTTCTTCGTGGACAGCAAGACCTCGCCGGTCTCGGTGGGATACGACGTGGCCCGTGCCCAGGGAGTGCGGACGGCGGCGCGGAACGTCTTTCTCGATAATATCCAGGAACGGGGCTACATCGCTAAGCAGCTGGCCCAGGCGATCTCCATCGCCCGCAAGCGGGGAAGCGCCATTGCCATCTGTCACCCCCATCCGGCCACCATCCAGACCCTTGCCGCAGAATTGCCACGGTTGAGAGATGAAGGGATCACCTTCGTCCCCGTGTCGCAACTCGTCAGATAG
- a CDS encoding J domain-containing protein → MTYPDLMKALEIFGLTDRVTLREIKRRHRELVKRCHPDAGAAADSTEIRLINAAYRLLVDYAENYRFSFSEEEFYEQNPEERLRMQFEGTPLWNVR, encoded by the coding sequence ATGACCTATCCAGATCTCATGAAGGCCCTGGAGATATTCGGCCTGACCGATCGGGTAACGCTTCGGGAAATCAAGCGCCGGCACCGCGAGTTGGTGAAGCGCTGTCATCCCGATGCCGGCGCGGCCGCCGATTCCACGGAGATTCGGCTCATCAACGCCGCCTACCGGCTCCTTGTCGACTATGCCGAGAATTACCGCTTCTCTTTCTCGGAAGAGGAGTTCTACGAGCAGAATCCCGAAGAACGACTCCGGATGCAGTTCGAAGGTACCCCGCTATGGAATGTCCGCTGA
- the xseA gene encoding exodeoxyribonuclease VII large subunit, with protein sequence MELFAEKRILTVSQLTGLIRGVLEENFEHVWVEGEVSNLAMPSSGHLYFTLKDAGAQLRCVMFRASARALKFRPKDGMGLIVRGRVTVYDQRGDYQLLVEYLEPRGIGALQLAFIQLKEKLGREGLFSEERKRPIPALPQRIGIVTSPTGAAIHDMLNVLNRRFANVEVLIRPVKVQGEGAAEEIAAAIDDLNRHGSIDVMIVGRGGGSLEDLWAFNEEAVARAIHRSRIPVISAVGHEVDFTIADFVADLRAPTPSAAAEMVVKSKEELGARVDFLRHRLVQGVRGQLAELRGELDSLSRSLRDPTMLLGHLAQRVDDLALRGERAIAGILRQHRGTLDGLGTHLRLTNPALEVERIRERILVLAARNEAAVRRRLDRMGEETAVAAARLNSLSPLGTLARGYSIALRLPARHVVREARQIVPGNRLELRFHRGSALCLVESVDE encoded by the coding sequence GTGGAGCTTTTTGCTGAAAAACGCATACTTACGGTAAGCCAGCTCACCGGCCTCATCCGTGGTGTCCTGGAGGAAAACTTCGAGCACGTCTGGGTCGAGGGCGAGGTGTCGAACCTTGCCATGCCGTCGTCTGGCCATCTCTACTTCACCCTCAAGGATGCCGGGGCGCAGCTGCGGTGCGTGATGTTCCGAGCCTCCGCCCGGGCACTCAAGTTTCGGCCAAAGGATGGCATGGGGCTGATCGTGCGGGGACGGGTCACCGTCTACGACCAGCGGGGCGATTACCAGCTCCTCGTGGAGTATCTGGAGCCGCGGGGGATCGGGGCGCTGCAGCTTGCCTTCATCCAGCTCAAGGAGAAACTCGGTCGGGAAGGGCTCTTTTCCGAGGAGCGCAAACGGCCGATCCCGGCCCTGCCGCAGCGAATCGGTATCGTGACTTCTCCCACCGGTGCGGCCATCCACGACATGCTCAACGTCCTGAATCGCCGTTTTGCCAACGTTGAGGTGCTGATCCGCCCCGTGAAGGTGCAGGGGGAGGGGGCCGCCGAGGAGATCGCCGCTGCCATCGACGACCTCAACCGCCATGGTTCGATCGATGTCATGATTGTCGGCAGAGGAGGAGGGTCCCTCGAAGATCTCTGGGCCTTCAACGAGGAAGCGGTCGCCCGGGCGATTCATCGGTCCCGGATTCCCGTCATCTCTGCCGTGGGGCACGAGGTGGATTTCACCATCGCCGATTTCGTGGCGGATCTTCGGGCACCGACGCCATCCGCGGCGGCGGAGATGGTGGTCAAGAGCAAGGAAGAGCTGGGAGCCCGCGTCGATTTCCTGCGCCACCGGCTCGTTCAGGGCGTGAGGGGACAGCTCGCTGAGCTCCGGGGCGAGCTCGACAGCCTGAGCCGGTCACTGCGCGACCCGACCATGCTCCTCGGTCATCTCGCCCAGCGGGTGGACGATCTTGCGCTCCGAGGAGAACGGGCGATTGCCGGGATACTGCGCCAGCACCGCGGAACCCTTGACGGTTTGGGCACTCACCTGCGGTTGACGAACCCGGCCCTTGAAGTTGAGCGGATCCGGGAGCGGATTCTGGTATTGGCAGCGCGAAACGAAGCAGCCGTGCGGCGCCGGCTTGACCGGATGGGGGAGGAGACGGCCGTGGCGGCGGCGCGGCTTAACTCGCTTTCGCCCCTCGGAACCCTGGCCCGGGGGTACAGCATTGCCCTTAGGCTTCCCGCCCGGCACGTGGTGAGGGAAGCTCGCCAGATTGTCCCCGGAAACCGGCTGGAACTTCGGTTTCACCGGGGCTCCGCCCTTTGCCTGGTCGAGTCGGTCGACGAGTGA
- a CDS encoding peptidase MA family metallohydrolase, with protein sequence MKRSIAPLVPLACLLATASLPVSSRHVYAADPILHNNYGVQLLDRGELEKGIEQLEKAYSLYGMDQTLKGNLAMAYVLLGHRLLDKKSYPEAAEQFDKASALFPDEPRYHLLKGIALTLAKNYLPAGYELERARSLGGETAEGLYFLGRIQYENGETDEALRYWEKAATLAPSDPSLEALLQRIRREQAVEAKMDRGHSSRFIVSYDSDVKPDIALAVLSALETIYNSVGTDFDYFPEARVPVILYTTRDYREVTRSPDWSGGLYDGKIRLPVRGLTEITPELRATLRHEFTHAVVRDLTKGNCPTWLNEGLAELQERLEYNTPLTELGRAAKEGRYLPFKTLEGSFSSLGPREVRLAYEQSYATVNFMVSTYGWYRVRAILTALGGGATIEAAIAAGLKDFGLDYDGVVGEWHAYMAREYGGNGR encoded by the coding sequence ATGAAACGGAGCATCGCCCCCCTCGTTCCGCTCGCCTGTCTCCTTGCCACGGCCTCTCTCCCCGTTTCCTCCCGGCATGTTTATGCTGCGGATCCCATTCTGCACAACAATTACGGCGTCCAGCTCCTTGACCGCGGGGAACTCGAAAAGGGGATCGAGCAGCTGGAGAAGGCGTACAGCCTGTATGGCATGGACCAGACCCTCAAGGGGAATCTGGCCATGGCATATGTTCTCCTCGGCCACCGGCTGCTCGACAAGAAATCCTATCCGGAGGCAGCCGAGCAGTTCGACAAGGCAAGCGCCCTCTTCCCCGATGAGCCCCGTTACCATCTTCTGAAGGGGATCGCGCTCACCCTGGCGAAGAACTATCTTCCCGCCGGCTATGAGCTCGAACGCGCCCGGTCGCTCGGCGGGGAGACGGCGGAGGGTCTCTATTTCCTCGGGCGGATCCAGTACGAGAACGGCGAGACGGACGAGGCCCTGAGATACTGGGAGAAGGCAGCCACGCTCGCTCCGTCTGATCCGTCCCTTGAGGCTCTGCTCCAGCGGATCCGGAGGGAGCAGGCGGTTGAAGCGAAGATGGACCGGGGGCACAGTTCGCGCTTCATCGTTTCCTACGATTCAGACGTCAAGCCCGACATCGCCCTCGCGGTCCTGAGTGCCCTCGAAACCATCTACAACAGCGTCGGGACCGATTTCGACTACTTTCCCGAAGCACGGGTACCGGTTATCCTCTACACCACCAGGGATTACCGCGAGGTGACCCGTTCCCCCGATTGGTCGGGCGGACTTTACGACGGTAAGATTCGCCTTCCGGTGCGGGGATTGACGGAGATCACCCCCGAACTCAGGGCCACGCTTCGCCACGAGTTCACCCATGCCGTTGTCCGCGATCTGACGAAGGGGAACTGTCCCACCTGGCTCAACGAGGGCCTCGCCGAACTCCAGGAGCGGCTCGAGTACAATACGCCGTTGACGGAACTGGGACGGGCGGCCAAGGAGGGTCGATACCTCCCCTTCAAGACGCTGGAGGGATCGTTTTCATCCCTCGGTCCCCGGGAGGTCCGCCTGGCCTACGAACAGAGCTATGCCACGGTCAACTTCATGGTGTCGACCTACGGCTGGTACCGGGTGCGTGCGATATTGACGGCCCTTGGCGGCGGGGCGACCATTGAGGCTGCCATCGCCGCGGGGCTGAAAGATTTCGGGCTGGACTACGACGGGGTGGTGGGGGAGTGGCATGCGTACATGGCGCGGGAATATGGCGGCAACGGGCGCTGA
- a CDS encoding polyprenyl synthetase family protein, whose amino-acid sequence MELKSYLKERCTIVDNALERYLPAEDELPSSIHRSMRYSVFAGGKRVRPILMLAACEAVGGTIEDAMPAACAMEMIHTYSLIHDDLPAMDDDDFRRGRPTNHKVFGDAIAILAGDALLTEAFILMSSPEYSARVGTERLLPVIREIGYCAGSRGMVGGQVVDMESEGNKEIDLATVQYIHTHKTGALMKASVKAGAILGGADKKALEAMTKYGEAVGLAFQIADDILDIEGTTEQIGKDAGSDEARGKATYPAIMGLADSKRRAQELVDIALTAVEPFGAKAEPLREIARYIVSRKS is encoded by the coding sequence ATGGAACTGAAAAGTTATCTGAAAGAACGCTGCACGATCGTTGACAACGCCCTCGAGCGCTACCTTCCGGCTGAGGATGAGCTCCCTTCCTCCATCCACCGTTCCATGCGCTATTCGGTCTTTGCCGGCGGGAAGAGGGTCCGGCCGATCCTGATGCTCGCCGCCTGCGAGGCGGTGGGAGGAACCATCGAGGACGCCATGCCGGCGGCGTGCGCCATGGAGATGATCCACACCTACTCCCTCATCCATGATGACCTGCCGGCCATGGACGACGACGATTTCCGTCGTGGCCGGCCGACGAACCACAAGGTCTTCGGCGACGCCATCGCGATCCTCGCGGGAGACGCGCTGCTCACTGAAGCGTTCATCCTGATGAGCTCCCCTGAATATTCCGCCAGGGTCGGCACCGAGCGTCTCCTGCCGGTGATCCGCGAGATCGGCTACTGCGCCGGCTCCCGCGGCATGGTAGGGGGGCAGGTGGTCGACATGGAGAGTGAGGGGAACAAAGAGATTGACCTCGCCACGGTGCAGTACATCCATACCCACAAGACCGGCGCCCTCATGAAGGCATCGGTCAAGGCTGGCGCCATCCTCGGCGGCGCTGACAAAAAGGCGCTGGAGGCAATGACGAAGTACGGTGAGGCCGTTGGTCTCGCCTTCCAGATCGCCGACGACATCCTCGATATTGAGGGGACCACGGAGCAGATCGGCAAGGACGCCGGCAGCGACGAGGCCCGGGGGAAGGCAACCTATCCGGCGATCATGGGACTTGCCGATTCGAAGCGCCGCGCCCAGGAACTGGTCGATATCGCCCTGACGGCGGTGGAGCCGTTCGGCGCCAAGGCCGAACCGCTGCGGGAGATCGCCCGCTACATCGTCTCAAGGAAGTCCTGA
- a CDS encoding exodeoxyribonuclease VII small subunit: protein MAVEKFETALKKLEDVVKRLEEGELSLDDSLKAFEEGVKMASFCTKKLDEAEKKVELLLRKKDGSFVKEAFRLDDE, encoded by the coding sequence ATGGCCGTCGAAAAGTTCGAAACCGCCCTCAAAAAACTCGAAGATGTGGTCAAGAGGCTCGAAGAAGGGGAGCTCTCCCTCGATGATTCCCTCAAGGCCTTTGAAGAAGGGGTCAAGATGGCTTCTTTCTGCACGAAGAAGCTCGACGAGGCCGAGAAAAAGGTGGAACTCCTCCTCAGGAAAAAGGATGGGAGTTTCGTGAAGGAAGCGTTTCGACTCGACGACGAATAA